The following proteins are encoded in a genomic region of Bosea beijingensis:
- a CDS encoding M20/M25/M40 family metallo-hydrolase produces MDLARLPLDTEAMLAGLRPWIECESPTFDPAAVNRMMDLAAADTAAAGATITRIPGPEGLGDCVRATFPHPRQGEPGILVMSHLDTVHPVGTLAKLPFRRDGGRCYGPGILDMKGGAYAGLQAIIALAKAGVATPLPITVLYTSDEEIGSPGTRELIMEEARRHRYVLVPEPGQPGDGVVTGRYAIARFNLAAEGRPSHAGSRLKDGRSAISMMARQLLAIEGMTGEDCTFSVGVIQGGQWVNCVPTSCRAEALSMAKRQDDLDRGVERMLALSQREADGTGFTVERGVTRPVWEPDEGTMALYRQARSIAAELGWDLSHASAGGGSDANFTGAARIPSLDGLSLLGAGYHTLEEHIEVDSLARRTRLIAGLLARLAD; encoded by the coding sequence ATGGATCTCGCCCGCCTGCCGCTCGACACCGAGGCCATGCTCGCGGGCCTGCGCCCCTGGATCGAGTGTGAGAGCCCGACTTTCGATCCCGCCGCCGTCAACCGGATGATGGACCTCGCCGCTGCCGATACCGCGGCGGCCGGCGCGACCATCACCCGCATCCCCGGACCTGAGGGGCTCGGCGACTGCGTGCGCGCGACGTTCCCGCATCCGCGCCAGGGCGAGCCCGGCATTCTGGTGATGTCGCATCTCGACACGGTGCATCCGGTCGGGACGCTGGCGAAGCTGCCCTTCCGCCGCGATGGCGGACGTTGCTACGGGCCGGGCATTCTCGACATGAAGGGCGGGGCCTATGCCGGGCTGCAGGCGATCATCGCGCTGGCAAAGGCAGGCGTCGCAACGCCGCTGCCGATCACGGTGCTCTACACCTCGGACGAGGAGATCGGCAGCCCCGGTACGCGCGAGCTGATCATGGAGGAGGCGCGGCGCCACCGCTATGTGCTGGTGCCGGAGCCCGGCCAGCCGGGCGACGGCGTCGTCACCGGGCGCTATGCCATCGCCCGCTTCAATCTCGCAGCCGAGGGCCGGCCGAGCCATGCTGGCTCACGCCTGAAGGACGGGCGTTCCGCCATCAGCATGATGGCCCGGCAGCTCCTTGCCATCGAAGGGATGACCGGCGAGGACTGCACCTTCTCGGTCGGCGTGATCCAGGGCGGGCAATGGGTCAATTGCGTACCGACATCCTGCCGGGCCGAGGCGCTGAGCATGGCCAAGCGGCAGGACGATCTCGATCGCGGCGTCGAGCGAATGTTAGCTCTGTCGCAGCGCGAGGCCGACGGCACAGGCTTCACGGTCGAGCGCGGCGTAACCCGCCCGGTCTGGGAACCGGACGAAGGCACGATGGCGCTCTACCGGCAGGCACGCAGCATAGCGGCTGAGCTTGGCTGGGACCTCAGCCATGCCTCGGCCGGCGGCGGCTCGGATGCCAATTTCACCGGTGCGGCCCGTATCCCCTCGCTCGACGGCCTCAGCCTGCTCGGCGCCGGCTATCACACGCTGGAAGAGCATATCGAGGTGGACAGCCTTGCCCGGCGCACCCGCCTGATCGCCGGCCTGCTCGCGCGGCTTGCGGATTGA